Genomic DNA from Apis mellifera strain DH4 linkage group LG6, Amel_HAv3.1, whole genome shotgun sequence:
tatataattaaagattccACTTTAATATAGTTaagtgaaattattgaatataaaattatttacaaaaaaattaatatatattttgatatataatatacaaattaatatatatatatatataaattaaagtaaatgaaTTATTCCCTTTTTGAATACATCCTAACCTCATATatctatgaatataaaaatactagacaatatttttaattaaataatagaaaaaaatttaaattagatgaaggaaaatataattatatattataattataatatacataatcataattgaaatatatgaaaaatttaaatccttattattaaaataataatatataaactttgaaaataaaatatgtactgCAATGCTAGCAAGTTGGCAATCAGATgttcagaaaaataatataatggttAAGATAAGATGGAATACTTATgtatttcatgaatattacAAGCAACTTGAAGAAGACGTTATtgttaaagtatataatactataattcaaataacatttgaatatatatcatttaattaattaggtatgtaaatatttgtattgaatgtaatggataatattttgaatataatatatataaacgatttttaattttctctattgtaattttttaatgaatcaattatagtacaatttttgttgattatctgcttttttattatttttatatgtgaaatttatcattatcagtATTTATTATcagtaaagaataaaaaattttgataaaattcatcatattagcaataaaaaaaatagaagtgtttatactataatataataaatttttatcaatcatgtataataaaatatataaaatttataatgcaaattataattttagtaacAATTCGATCTCTTACTACgaagttaattataataaaaaaaattcccttgATGACTTTGAAGTATACGTAATCAATGTATACAAATCTACCTCATATGATAATGAATCACAAAGTTTTGAATCAGCAAATACTGATTCAAAGTTTAACGCGATTTCTATCTTTGTTTGATTATCTACATCTTCAcatacttaaatataaattaattttaaaattcttagatgacctaataatatcaaatatggataattagcaattaattttatttgaggttatcataaatataatttcagatcaaactttttcaaaccaataagaaaaaatatatttcataattttcattacattgCATAAATTCAAtcgtattaaaagaaaagataccATTCATTATTGAATCATATAGATAGCTAAAGACAAATTTTATCatgaaaagtaaaatagaaattcattataaaaaaaatgcgtttaaaattaaaatctttgtatttggatttcattaaaatttcgttataaTAGTTTAATGCTTATGCCTATTTTTgtcatttatttgtttgtatcgttgatttattatattaaattatataatttctatattatattacataattctatattatattatatttgattctaTCGttctatatattcatattgtgattaatttgtaattttttgaattgcaTATAGTTTTTATTCCTAGTACATATaagctaattttaaatattaatattcaaatacaaataaaataataaaataaaatttgcataaataatttcaattttcgtcaatatataaatgattataatgtcACTTGTTACATAGAATAATGGTCGACTAGTGAGAAAACTGATTGATAGAAAAGTTCGTACAATCTGTTTTGACGGACAAAAAGTTTGTAAATGTTATCATTCTTTTGGTTTTGTTACATAAAGttaatcaaattcaatttaattaaaattaacaataattttcgaaaacattAAAATGTGATTACaataatgcatatataatttaataaaaacacaaaTGGAAAATCATTCAATCgctacttttattatattataaatgtaacaaaTCTTTGATAACtaaaatctttcgaaatttaattaattttaatttcgaataatataataaaattaagatgtGCAATATCTctcattataataaacttattgaattcatataacaattattgaattaaatcgatAGAATCATGatctgataaaatttaattgattattcatatatactgtttgataataaatatttataattttttatttatatgactAAAACTTATTATAGGTATTCATATTCGAAAAACTACACAACAATAAATGACATggtttcaagaaatatattttatgcattaaaGCTTTCACAATTGTTATACGTTTTGCACTCTTGTATGATAAGTTATTAGTCAGTGATGAAATGTTTGTGAATGTATATCTGCCTTTGTTATGAAAACAATAATGTACGaggttgaatttaaaatagtaatgtgtttaaatatcgatacaaagtatttatgtttctttaagacatttatttcaaataaatacacgaatctatgaaaaaaaaagatattttttttatatacagatgtttcaaaataaaaatatgattctgaaaatttaaattctttaattcttcattattcataatttccttttctaatatttcttctcaattataaaaagacaTGAATTGCCTTAGTTACatggattataataatatcaagcattataaatttatattttataaaccgttaaatttttctttgtataaatttgtattcacATTATTATCATTGCTCTCCATTCTATGATTaacttatatgattttatcaaCCCCCACATAACTATGTGACTatcatgttaaatatatttctgaatcttttaatcttaaatactatattatttaataaatatatttaattatatgtaacatatataataatatgagaattttatgatatgattCATCCATTCACACTTTCACAATATCGCGATATCGTTCAACTGTTCGCTGAAaaaaaacctaacctaataatCTAAATGTTCGATATAAGATTatcagataatatttttttttcttctaagaagaatgtaaaaaatatttttattttgaaattaactatgtatatatataaaatgtttaaaaaatattggaatatttacaTCTGTAAACTGAAGATGTccttatgtaatttattaaataatttcaagcaacATTTTTCTTTGGCTTTGTTCACAAAATACTACTGGTCAATCACGAAACGCAAACATATCTCGAAGAAAgtgttgaatattatatttattttattcatgatataattcgataattaatttttttttttcgataaaaaaatatttcaacaaacaATTAGCGAATTTGGccacgaagaaaatatttatttcgaaataatacgttcatttatcgaatcgtttattaaaatatatcgaattaatttcattgattaattttaacttgatactataagtatttttgaaatatttaaatatcatttttgataACATTCAATATCATTCACTGTCTCTCGTTTCTAAATACGATCTTTGAAAATACGTTGCACATATATCATTTTCTCACATTATCTACAAATGTAATGACACACAGGCTGTGTATACGTATGTAAATACCGCGAAATGTTTATTTCCGTTATTAgtttatctatttttgttattaatttctttatcttatGATGCAggaatatcttgaaaaaataaaatatgtaaaaatatatgaacatattgtgatattatatatgacatatatatatatatattattttttgatttaaaaatttagaagtcacattgaatacaatatatatatatatattatatatatctgaatAATCTCGACATAATCTCTcgaataatttgcataaaagtcgaaatcgaaataaaatattctagatattcgttcatttctaaaataagaataatatttttataacctttcttgaaaaattcctcgttttatttttattagagaatttttaaattacgtaaaagatatttgattaaaaattatattacataataatataaatatcgattatatgaataaaaattacaagtttaatattttttttttttgatatttctaaacgttcataattatttgatttatcgatacgataataatatcaacaaagaggttattaaaataactattgtttttaacaaattctaatggcaaaataaaaatagaaaaatattaagagaaaaataattctaaaaattgagataatattaatctgaatatacgattattatgcaattatttttcaattttgcttattttatttcttcttaaaaaaaaaattaaataaattgtgtcgtcgtagatatattatttcttaaatttacggatcgataatattaaaaaaaaaaaaaaaaaaaaaaaaaaaaaagatatgaacaggaaattgaaaattttttatcttgtaataataattcactcGATATATCATCGTTTTCAGCGATGACAAGTTTTCTTGCTTGTTAATTTTGCGcgaaaaatacttatataatttgaaagaaaatatttttgtaaccaGAAAAGATAGCAACAACTCTCCATTgccaaattgatttttatttaataacgcgCTTACTTactagtaaatatttatatatttttatgcaattaagAATGGAGAGatgtttaatattcttaacaaCGCGTGCGCTATCCTTTCTTATCATCCAAACAAGTCATATTATCaagttgtttttaataaattgcccCCACCCATCATGCCTCACTAGAAGtttttctcccctttctcAATCgtgtaatatattcatgaatttcattttttacgtACGGGGTGATTCTATTCTCATTCACAACTCTGCTATTATTGCGTAgacgataatattattttttctttttttttttgaaatggaatttttataattaaaatgaatcgaattgaaacaaatatcttgaaataaccttaaaatttatcttgttttttttttttttacttaattaatttaggttagattaaacgcaatatagtataaaaataattgtacctTTTAatgatcaatatatatatttacaattatttgcaaCATTCATTGTTTAACCATGGATGtactttgttaaaaaataatttgtaaaaattagagaaagataagaaattaattaattcaggaCAGAATCGAATGTAAATTTCCTGATCACTGTATacgttacattataattattattatagtatacatatattgaatCGCCAAATCCCCTCTCTTTTATTCTCTCGAACGTGGGAAGGGGGATTCTTTGCTTCTTTCTGACTCTTGTGCCCCTTGcgccaataaataaaatattaaccgATATTAATTGCAGACATTATTCGAAGAATGCCCAAGGAATGCAATGTATATAACCCAATATATAATTCGtgaatagtataatatttacactTTCGAAGTATAAAACAGTGAATATTTTGTGCCCgtcaatcaaatttttgtatttaatttattttttattactttttttttttttttttttttttaattttatttttttccacattATCATTTCAATCCTTCCCTTTAAGGAAAGGATAATAGAAAACAATTGTCTAATTTATTCGAAGTGTTTTATCGATCGTGTTTTTATGATCTCGCATAGTGTATTTTGTGCGTTAACGATTGTtccaaagaattaaattatttcctgGTTATTTACTCGTCCATCCGTTACTATGGTTCAATTACGGCGCcaggtaaattatatttttttttttttttataaaatttcacatttttttgataaaaaaaatttttgtaaaatattacattacaaatgaaaaataaaataatataagttgaaacgtaaaatattctgaaaatattattatatctcgcACATTTACTTGTTTACTCAGtctgaattttttatgaaatctttataattatctctTAGTTTCCGTGATGATGTAagattcttatatatacataaaaacattgtttaaaaaagaatttagaaaaatataaaaaaaaattatattaacgaaaattttatttgtataattgttaaataaaatgtaatattaatatttttttgatttttaaaattatagatttaaaatcggtataatgtatttttattgtaatatcgtattattaatttatctataataaaaaatatattgtattaaaatagcatatttatcagaaatataattaacagaattaacaattaacagaaatttatttataattatcagaaaaattatttttgtaaatttcagTGATTCTTACATTTAATACTTGAATTTATGcttctttgtattttttatattttttttgtattttcaaaattataaattgtacaattttaatatgataattataaaaaataattcaatttcaatacaaaaattgaaaaaattctttaattattttatttggataAAACGACATTTTATAAAGTTCATGATATTGGCGCGTGCGTTCTTGAATATTCAATGTGACATTTAGTGCGTTGGTGCCACGTGTTGGTGCCATcacatagaatatattttaaatgtccttgctaatataagaattaaaaatctatttgtaatttaaattttttatattttttaaacttgtaaaaattatataaaaattatacaaaattaaatagattagaaatattaatgtattttgttGTCATAAACttagatatttcataatacCGATATGAATCGGTAATTgagatatcatattattatagttttcattatatattcaaagcaattttcacaatttgccaatgaaaaatttaaatattacataatttataattttaaaaaagagtttattttttacaaatatatataatatcataacaatttcatataaataaaaatatgtttattattttaattatattaatagatgaatatattaagattattaaactatagtaattttatatacagatTTTGACTTAtgggaattttttaaatcaatttcaactTAATATCAAACGAAATTCATCATCTTtacaaattaaagataaaaaagtaatacaaCCAGAACGTTCTTTTAGGGtatgtttttctttaaaaatatttttatgtacttTTATGTATAgcttaaaatgattattttaaataacatttataaattatgttttatagtATACAGATCTATCAGTTCGTCTTGCAGGACCAGAACAATTACAACCAAAACCTGATGTTAGTGATTTAGCATttggtaaatattttacagatcatatattaaaaatattttatcatgaaaCATTAGGAGGATGGCAAAGGCCAGAAATTACTCCATTTGAAAATCTAGTTCTTCATCCAGCATCAAAAGTATTTCATTATGCTATAgaggtaaatataatttcaatatttaaaaaatttcctatgTATTTCagttttccatttaatttaaatatttatttattatatatatctgatttttaatcttttaatatataatttttccaatagcatgtatttaatatctttagaaattaaatatttgaataacaataaatttttatataatataatgtaatttttatatcgatcaaTATAcgttatatgtatgtatttctattttagTTGTTTGAAGGTTTGAAAGCTTACAGAGGAGTAGAtggtaaaataagaatatttagacCAGAATTAAATATGGAACGAATGAACAGTTCTGCAATGAGAACTGGTTTACCTGTTTTTATTGGtgaggaattaattaaatgtttatgtAGATTAATTAGTATTGATCAAGAATGGGTACCTCATTCTACTGCTTCTAGTCTTTACATACGGCCAACAATGATAGGAATAgatgtaagtatatatatttaaaaaaataattttaacaaatacaaaatataaatttgaaataaatatattagttttgtaaattttaatataattttaatcagttaaacgatagaaataataatcatgtCACTGATGTCACAGATgtcataaaaacaaatatatataatataagcaatatatttcacaatacTTAATGATAATACATGATAAATCGATGCTTAATGTTCTTTTGTTGAGGCAGGGTAATAAAATACAGTTACATTGAAAGCTATATTATAATGCATGCatttagtattttaaaaagaaacaagaactaatgattaaaaattaagaataatagaacTAAAATACAATaccttaaatattttatatttattttttcattcaatattgtatataaagtattcattaaaatatattttttttatgcttttaattttacttacaattatatgtttattttttataatatgaatactaCATTCacatcatatttcattttataaattgaaatcaaaaaattcgtccatattatcatttattatggtGATATAATGAtgcaatgtttttattaaaaataatccaaataaagaaataataaccaaaaataaatatttcaacataaaaaatataaaaaataacataaataatcaatacctttacataataattataatcaatcattatataaaaaaatattatttgtatattcatttttatatctttgtatAGCCTATCCTTGGCGTTACATCTTCTGAGTCTGCTTtactttatgttattttatcacCCGTGggttcttattttaaaaaaacaaaaaaagacaTTGGGATATCTTTATTAGCTGATCCTCGATACACAAGAGCATGGCCAGGTGGTTGTGGTAACTATAAAGTAGGCAGCAATTATGGTCCTACAGTATATGTACAAAAAGAAGCTATAGAAAAAGGTTTACAACAAGTACTATGGCTTTATGGAGATGATAATGAATTAACTGAAGCTGGAACTATGAATgtgtttatattcattttaaatgatgATGGTGGTAAgtgattacatatatattttattgcatttatatatatgcactattttatatatatatatatatatatattttatcgaaaaatatttttaatttttattgttttatcattttagagaaagaattaataacacCACCATTGACAAGTGGTTTGATTCTTCCtggaattataagaaattctattttagcATTAAGTAAAAAGTGGAATCAATTTAAAGTTAGTGAAAGAAAGATTTGTATGGACGAAGTTTGTCAGTTACTTTCAGAAAATCgagtaagattttttttttttaaatatttacaaattgaagtttgaatattaaaaaatcacaattttattttagttattggaaatatttgggTCAGGAACAGCTTGTATAATTAGTCCCGTATCTTACATAGACTTTGTTGgacaactattatatatacctACAATGGAACATTCTAATCCTATTTACAAAATGCTTTTAAAGCATTTATCTGATATACAATATGGTGTTATACAAGATCACCCTTGGGCGATAcctattgaatgaaaatagaataatttattggattatttactaaataatcgtaaataaaaGTGATTTCATATCTATACTACAATTGGAAATGATGTAACTCTAGTGATGATTTTATTGCtagttttatatgaatatcatttctatttatttatatgtatgatTTCTGATCAAAAGAGCTTTTAAAGCGACttcttttagaatttagaagaagcaaatatgtattaaaaattaatctcagggaataattgtttattatcgaaaacaaaataattgttaatactgaattttaagaattgatacgacgagagagagagagagaaaaaaaaatgtatgaaatttgTTACATATTGAATGATAATTTGTTGTGGTGAAAAGTGAGTTtttctatatgaaaatataatcatatgatatatatttcttatattatttattttttattttgtgattagaattatttatttaatattgtacctcgctatttgaatgaaatatacatattttttatgtgttttatatatatatatatatataataatatataaccgtgtatatatatatatacacacatatatatataatatttatagaagttatattttgatatatgtaaatttatatatatttataaaatttgttaaaaaaaattgttatcatataatatagtttttcgtttatatttcataattttttatttcataatcacaataatttatattttataattattatatattttatacaaagttGTTGTTTATACATGTTTTACTACCATTATgtatttcattgatttattaaaatttgttatgttaatatttgttaattaagatatatagaatcgaatttatttttttatatttttattaaaatgtctAATTtgggataaaaagaaaatttgacattcaattttaaatttaagattgtaAATTCAAGATAGTGAATTCCCTAGATTTTGATCACGTGAATCATCTCGTTCAATGAACGATATTCAGCTAAAATACATTTCCCTAGATTGTAtacaaattctatatattaattaaaattgtttatattaattcattcatttcaaaattatcttatttaatgacttaaaatcaaaataataattctatattaaatattttatgatatatataatgtttatcaTTGGCTAGTTCTTTTATGTATCTTAATATTTCCtatacttttctttctatatagaCGTATTCAGAatctaatattcattaatattacagATTTCATACAGATAACATTCTTTGGAAgttcttcgaaaagaaaaaatatgttcGCTGTTCAAAAAATAGCTAACGGAGCACCGTtagcattaaatttatacaaaactcAATGCAGAACAAGTTTTCTTGGTACACCTCCAAGAGTTAGAGTATCTTTTActgtaagtattatttttttaaaagcacTTATGtaacaaatcaattattaaattttagtatgttattttgatttaattattttttatatagttttgatataatttttagttaaaatttaaggaatatctttataaatattaatattgaatttaagcattaagaattatataaaatcataattt
This window encodes:
- the LOC724221 gene encoding uncharacterized protein LOC724221: MFAVQKIANGAPLALNLYKTQCRTSFLGTPPRVRVSFTEKMLHGVALYVGLMAIPLYIACNVKNYNAAKG
- the LOC412889 gene encoding branched-chain-amino-acid aminotransferase, cytosolic, with translation MVQLRRQILTYGNFLNQFQLNIKRNSSSLQIKDKKVIQPERSFRYTDLSVRLAGPEQLQPKPDVSDLAFGKYFTDHILKIFYHETLGGWQRPEITPFENLVLHPASKVFHYAIELFEGLKAYRGVDGKIRIFRPELNMERMNSSAMRTGLPVFIGEELIKCLCRLISIDQEWVPHSTASSLYIRPTMIGIDPILGVTSSESALLYVILSPVGSYFKKTKKDIGISLLADPRYTRAWPGGCGNYKVGSNYGPTVYVQKEAIEKGLQQVLWLYGDDNELTEAGTMNVFIFILNDDGEKELITPPLTSGLILPGIIRNSILALSKKWNQFKVSERKICMDEVCQLLSENRLLEIFGSGTACIISPVSYIDFVGQLLYIPTMEHSNPIYKMLLKHLSDIQYGVIQDHPWAIPIE